The following are encoded in a window of Megalopta genalis isolate 19385.01 chromosome 6, iyMegGena1_principal, whole genome shotgun sequence genomic DNA:
- the LOC117223874 gene encoding protein dissatisfaction, giving the protein MGDRLLDILCTVCGDRSSGKHYGTYSCDGCSGFFKRSIHENRKYVCKEQGALKGCCPINKKLRNQCRACRLAMCFKAKMNRDAVQHVRGPRKPKPHSMISEKQQSPIENDDRLRTGPGSGYVLLPSRRIRCNQRIMPYPRPVGLVQKPPEDSQSPVSLALSHSPSATTLYSAPPNVTLPPQPPLLQILMSAEKCQFADNTVWQNAIKELAWNARLQPESEYSLEQTEVSLNSSGTLQTIPPIREPLQETTARLLFMAVRWVHSLPPVQALSKHDQLLLLGASWTQLFLLHLSQWFISCNISGLLEDEQIRERLSKDEATTNQDLITIQSIICRFRQLAPDVGECGCMKAVALFTPETEGLEAVDSVKMLQDQAQCILGDYTSSRYLQQSGRCGTLMYLVGYLKSVSSKTVERLFFRETIGEIPISRLLDNMCKMLNPRD; this is encoded by the exons GCGACAGATTGCTCGATATACTGTGTACCGTATGCGGTGATCGTAGCTCTGGAAAACACTACGGCACCTACAGTTGCGACG GTTGCTCGGGATTTTTCAAGAGGAGCATCCACGAGAATCGGAAATACGTCTGTAAGGAACAGGGCGCTTTGAAAGGGTGCTGTCCCATCaataagaaactgagaaaccaaTGCCGAGCTTGTCGTCTTGCTAtgtgttttaaagctaaaatgaACAGAGACG CAGTACAACATGTACGTGGTCCGAGGAAGCCGAAACCTCATTCAATGATTTCCGAGAAACAACAGTCGCCGATTGAGAACGACGATCGATTAAGGACTGGCCCTGGATCCGGTTATGTTCTATTGCCTTCCAG AAGGATAAGGTGCAACCAAAGGATCATGCCTTACCCACGACCAGTGGGGCTGGTACAGAAACCGCCGGAAGACTCTCAATCCCCTGTATCGCTGGCTCTGTCGCATTCACCGTCGGCCACGACCCTCTATTCTGCGCCCCCGAACGTCACCCTGCCGCCGCAGCCGCCCCTTCTTCAGATACTAATGTCCGCCGAGAAGTGTCAG TTTGCCGACAACACAGTTTGGCAAAATGCAATCAAG GAACTCGCATGGAACGCACGGCTGCAACCTGAATCCGAGTATTCCCTGGAGCAAACGGAAGTCAGTTTGAATTCATCGGGGACTTTACAAACCATTCCACCCATACGGGAACCATTACAG GAAACAACTGCTCGTTTGCTGTTCATGGCCGTAAGATGGGTCCACTCTCTCCCACCTGTCCAAGCGCTTTCGAAACACGATCAGCTGTTACTATTGGGAGCTTCGTGGACGCAACTTTTTCTCCTTCATCTATCGCAATGGTTCATATCCTGCAACATCTCGGGCTTGCTGGAGGACGAACAGATACGAGAAAGACTATCGAAAGACGAGGCTACGACGAATCAAGATTTAATCACGATTCAG TCAATAATATGTCGCTTCAGGCAACTCGCCCCTGACGTTGGGGAATGCGGATGCATGAAGGCAGTAGCACTATTTACTCCAG AAACGGAGGGTCTGGAAGCGGTCGACTCGGTGAAAATGTTACAAGACCAGGCCCAGTGCATCCTGGGGGATTACACGTCGTCGCGGTATCTACAACAATCCGGCAGATGCGGCACGCTGATGTATCTGGTCGGCTATCTGAAGTCCGTCAGCTCGAAGACCGTCGAGCGTTTGTTCTTTCGCGAGACCATAGGCGAGATCCCGATCTCCCGTTTGTTGGATAACATGTGTAAAATGCTGAACCCTAGGGACTGA